The genomic stretch ATGGAGCCGGATTTACTAAAGGATGCCAGAATCAGCCACAAGCAGGGAAATAAAAACACCAGTCCAACAACAATCAGTATCAAATAAGTAACGAAGGTGTCTGTCCAGCGCAGGAATTTCAATTTTTTCATCGGAAAACATCCTCCTCTTTGTAAGACGGTGACTTTACATATACAAGCAGTGACAGTGCTGAGGTAATAAGGAATATCACAAGGCTGATGGTTGCACCTATGTTATAGTAGTTGTTGCTGATGGATAAATTGTACAGCCAGTTTATCAATAGATCCGTATCACTGGCCAGGAAATACCCATCCAGATATAACCCTCCTCTTAGAAAGAAAAAGACACCGAAGTTATTAAAGTTTCCAATAAACTGGGAAATCAAGACAGGTGTTGTGGAAAACAAGACAAAAGGCAGTATGATTTTTGTGAATTGCTTCCACCGTTTGGCGCCGTCGATCTTTGCCGCCTCCATCTGGTTTCCGTCTATGTTTGCAAGTATTCCTGTAGTCAGAAGCATAATAGAGGGTATACTGAGCCATGCATTTATCAGAAGACCGATGAGCCTTGCCATCCATTTTGCATCAATATCGAGAAATCCAACAGCCTTGTAGCCCAAATCCGTAATAATCTGATTGATGGGTCCACCGTAAGAGAACATAAACCGGAACCCCAGGAGTATAATGAAGCCGGGAACCGCATAAGCCAGTACCGGAAAAGCCCTCCATATTATTTTTCCTTTTACGCACTTCTTATTCAGCAGCAAGGCCAGTCCAAGCCCGGCGAAATAATTCAGTAAAGTAGAGGATACTGCCCAAAGCAGATTCCAGCTGAGTATCCTTCCAAAGGTCGGTGCAAATTTTTTCAGAGTCACTATCTGTAAAAAATTATCTAAACCCACCCAATCGATAAGCTTTGGTGGGACAATGCTCCCCCCATAATTGGTAAAAGCAACGGCAATCATAAAGATAATTGGCAGTATATTGAAGACAAAAACGCCTATAATCGGCAGAAACAGGGCTGTCTTATAAAATTTCCTGTCCAGCAGCTTTTTTAAGTCTTCCCGAAAGGACAGTGGTTTTCCTCCCTTTTGAACCAGTAGCTGAGTTTCATAGGCATCTTTGATATTCGAGAAATAACAGCCGATAAAGAGCAGCACCGCCGCCAGAGACAGAATTCCCATAAGCAGCATAATAACAGAATTATCGCCTTCAATGCCAAACCAGGCATCCGCCTCCTTCGTCCCCAGAGTAAAGAAGCCTGCCAGGTCCGAAGCTCCTCTCTTAAGGAAATAAAGGATTCCGCAAGCAAAAACCACAAGGTATGCCAGCCCTTTTCCAATTTGTCCGTACATCAGCTGTCCAAGTCCCATCAGACATATACTGGCTTTTACATTTCTGTCTGCACTTCTAAGAAAAGTCAACTTTTTCATTTTAATCCCTCTATTCAGAAAGTGTGTAAATTGCATCATATATTTGCTGATCTACCGCCTTTAAAGCGCTTTTTAAGGTATCATAGGAAGTATATTTCTTATCCGTGGTACGAAAGGCATCTTTTGCCAGATCCGTAAAAAAGGTCTCGGCCGGTGCCCATACCTGAACCATCTCTGTGATGGAGGGCATAATAACAATATTTCCTTTGTCCAGGCTGTTAAATACAACCTCCGCCACCCCTCCTGCTTCCTTTGCTGCATCAGCACGGGCTGGTATAATTCCTAACAGCTCATTTCTCTTTAGGAGCATTTCATAGCTTGTGGCAAAATCCACAAAGGCCAGGCTGGCATTTGGTGCTTTGGTATAAGCACTGATTGCATATCCATTGATTCCGCCCATAGCCTTAAAGGGTATGAGTTCCGGATTCTCTTCTGTTAAATCTCCACTTGCCGGCAGCATTGGCACCCCAGTTACCACCAGGTTCTCCTCTGCCAGTGTCTGGGCTGCTTCCCGGTCCATTCCCTGTTTCTCATACTCTGATACCAGTTCCTTGATGAATAAGGTGTATACATCCGGTGTTGTCATGGTAGCGAAATAAGAGCCGTCGGCAAGCTTACTGTATGCATTTACCGTAATTGAATCATCAATACATTCTTCATTCATCACTGCCGCGAGCTTCTGTAATACATCCGCACCGACTTCTGCCTTTCCGGCTGACAAACCCAATTCTTCAGGATTTGTATTATTGTCCCCAAAGATATATCCGCCGTAGGAGAAAAGGAAACCGGAGGAAAAATAAACATCAAACAAAGATCTCATATAGCCGTATTTTCCCTCTCCGGACGCAACAATGGTTTTCGAGTATTGATACAGATCATTCCAATTTTCTACCATATCCGGTACTTTATTTTTGTTATCATCCCATTTTGTTTCCCAGTCCGAAGGAAGCATATCCTTTCGGTAGAACAGCATGGAGGACTGGACATTTACAGGAACCCCCATATAATAAGAAGTTCCGTCCACTTCTGATTTATAAGCCGCCCAGGCATTTTTTGGTATCTGAGAAAAGCATTCCAGATTCTCAGCAGGTATCGGATAGATATGCTTTCCATCTACATATTTCATAAGGGAGTCATTTGCCTGGTATAACACGTCCGGTCCATATCCATAAGGACCATCATCGGCCAGATTGCTGCGCTGATCCATGTTGGCATCAACGGCAACAATACCGTAATCCTTATACTTTTCATTAAATGCAGCAATCAACTCCTTAAAATATCCCTGCTCGATAGCCGTATCATTTTCCAGTACACGCAGTGTAACATTCCTCTCCAGTTCACCGTTATAAATAGAGGTTAATGCACTGGCAGAGGTCGCTTGGGATACCTTTTCGGTTTCTGCCTCCTCCTTCTTTATGCTGCAGGCAGTTAACTGACCGAGGCTTAAAAGTGCCGCAAGTAAAAGACATAGAATTCTTTTCATAGAAATACTTTCTCCTCTCTAAGCTTCATAAACAGCAAATCCATCTGTGTACAAGCTGCCGGCTGATAATTTATTGGCTGCCAGTACACTTTCACTCCTGTTAAGTTCTACAGCTTCCCCTGATTGGTTAACAATCAATAGAACCGAGCTGTTTTTATAGGTTCTTCTTATGTAACATAACCGGTCATCATGGGTGATACGGATATCACCGCTTTGCAAGGCCGGTTTTTGTTTCAACGCAAGCAGTTTCTTAAGGATTTCCATATAGGAACTATCCCAGTGGCTTTCGTCCCAGTCGAAACATCTGCGATTATCCGGATCATAACCGCCCTCCAGACAGATTTCTGTTCCATAATAAATGCAGGGAACCCCTGAATACATGTTCATAACGGCAAGGGCAGAAAGCATTTTGTCCTTGTTCTTATTAATACTGGTATAGAAACGGTCTGTATCATGTGAATCCAATAAGTTGAACATCATGGTATTGACCTGCCCGTTATTCCTCATTAACAGCTGGTTTAACTTTTCAGCGAAGCCTTTTGCCGCAGAGGTACCAAAGGCGTAGTAATCCAGACAGGCTTTTGTAAAGGCATAATTCATTATGCTGTCATACTGGTCTCCCTGCAGATAGGCATAGGCATCATGCCAGTTCTCACCGATTAGTACACAATCCGACTTAAGCTCCTTGATTCTTGTTCTGAATTTCCGCCAGAAATCATGGGACACTTCATCGGATACATCCAGCCTCCAGCCGTCGATATCATATTCCTTTACCCAAAAAGCTGCGATATCCAATAAAAATTCCTGTACTGCCTTGTTGCTGGTATTAAATTTCGGCATATAGCTGCTGAAGCCGAATACCTCATAATTAAGGTTCTCCATATCCACCCGGTCACCGTCGATGATAAACCAGTCGAAATACTCCGATTCAATTCCTTTTGAAATTACATCCTGAAATTGGGGCAGTAATATGCTACAATGATTGAATACAGCGTCCAGAACAATTTTCATGTCTCTTTTATGTGCCTCTTTCACCAGTTCTGCAAAATCCTCGTTGGTTCCAAACTGCTCATCTATGCATGTATAATCGGATATGTCATACTTATGGTTGGAAATGGAACAAAATACCGGTGTCAGATAGATTCCATTTGCTCCAAGTCCCTTTATATAGTCCAGCTTCTTTGTAATTCCAGGGATATCTCCCCCGGTAAAACTCTTGGGATTTGGTATCTCTCCCCAGTCCAGATTGATATATGCAGTATCTTTTTCTTTCTTTCCCTGGTAAAAACGGTCAATAAAAATTTCATAAAATACTGCACCTCTCATCCAGTCAACAACCTCATGGATATCATTTTTGTTAATATAAGGCATCTGGAAAGAGTTATAATAACATAACTTAAAATTGTACTCCTCCGTGATTCCGTCCTCTGAAAAATAACAATACTTCTGCTCTTTCCAGATGCGGAACACATAAGTCAGCCTCACATCCTCAAGGGTCAGCTGAGTTTCATAATATATAAATAAGTCATCCCGGTATTTTGCTTCCAGCTCCGCTGTTTTCTGTTCCATATAAAAGGTATATTTACAGCCGTATACCACCTCCACCCTGTCCGGGGCATCGTTCTTATCCATCCGTAAACGCAGGACAACGGAATTCTGATCTATGGGGTAGCAGTATTTTGATTGCGGTATATGTAAAATTGCTTGTTTATTCATAGTGTTTAGTCCTTTAATTTTATTCTTCCTGTTATTTTGAAGGTCATTTCTTCGGTTTGTCTGCAGTCAGTAGTTTATATTGACAAAATTGCCAATAGAGTATATAACTAAGTCATGGATAAAAAAATTACAATAAAAGACATAGCCAGACAGGCCGGTGTCTCTGTGGCTACCGTTTCCTATGTGCTCAACAACCGGACAGATCAGCGAATCAGTGAGGAAACCTGGAAAAAGGTTCTTCAGATAATCAATTTAATGGACTACAAACCGAATTCCTCAGCGAAATCTCTTTCTACGAGTAAGACCAATTGCATCGCACTTTATATGATGTCTGAGACTTCCCTCCTCAAACGTTCAGAGCAGTTGTTGCTGACTGAAGTTTTATCAGAAGTATTGACTTTATATGGCTATCATTTGATCCTCCAGGATAATAAAGATATTACCAAGCTGAATTATGTTGATGCTATCCTGTGCTATGATGCTACATATGATTTTTTTCACAGCATAGGTGATAAGAACTTTATTCCTGTTATTGCTGTTGACTGTCTCATTGATATCCCCTGGTTCTTCCAGATCTGCACCGATTACAACAATCTCAGGGAAAATGCAGAGAAGCATTTTGGCGTATCGAATTATACCTATGTATGTTTGACTCCCAACAATGAACTTTTGACGGCTCTCATAAGGGATACCTTCAAAGATGTAAGCTTTGTACCCGATTTAAAAGATTTTACAGAGATTCCCGAAGGAAATTATGTCTACAGCCAGAAAGCTCTGGATTATATTTTGCAGGGAAAAGAGAATGCTTTTTATATCGCAACTGATCTCCGGGCAAAAATGATGAAGGTATACAGCTGTATCGAATTAGCCATTAACAGGGTTCCTTCCACGGAACACATGCAATTTATTTAATAGTAATCTTTAACAGGCTGCCGCCGAAATACACGGCAGCCTGTTGTTCATGCCATGCTATTTAGCTTCATAAGCTACGGTCAGCTCCGCTGTTTCACTATTATACGAAAAGGTATAGATTCCGGCAGCTTTTGCTATTATATTGTCACTGGTACTGCCTTCTACAAATTCCAGGGACTTGCTGTCCTTGATATTACTGTATCTTACATACTCATTCCCTACACCTTCCGTATCTCCGGTCTTAACCCGGGAGGTAAATAAGAATTCTTCTTTGTCTGCCAATTCTATGGTTAATGTCAAACCGCTGTCTGTCTCCATAAATTTATACTGGTCTTCATAAATGTCATTCCAACCGGTAGCAACGGAACTTTTGATATAATATGTAGTAGCGATATCCGTAACGGGTTCTTTTGTTTCCCCGTTGTACACCCAGGTGATGGTGTCATAAGGATTATAATTAAATTTTTCCTTGCCTTCCTCCGTATAATTACTGTCTGCCGTATCATAGTAGTCTGCTCCGGGATAAGTGGTTAATGTAATTGAATAGTTACCGGCAATAAGGCACTTAATGTTCATCTTCTTCGCATCACTTGCTTGATAGTTCCCTCCGGAGCCGGATAAATACTCTACACCGTCCTGTGCTGTTGCAGTCAGATACCCAGCACCTCTCTGGTTATACCAGCCGCTTTCACCAGAGGTGTCCATTGCCAACTGGAACTCATCTCCTTCGTATATATCCAGGTTTATGGTATATACATTTTTATCTGCTTCTTTGGTAAGCAGATGTTCTTCCTTTATGACCTTTCCCCAGCCTGATGCCGCAAGTAAAGGACTCTTACCACTTCCCACAATAGCAAAACCTCTGGTATCCTCCTTTTCTTCCAGAAAACCGGCAAAGATTTCGGTATCCTCAGCAATAGGTACATGAAAGTCAAATTTGTGGGATAAAGATGGAGTTGCATACCATCCCATAAATATATATCCGGATTTCTCCGGCGTATATTCTTTTACCGGTTCACCTGCCTTAACTTTCCCTGTTGAAAGTTCAGTAGTTCCATCCATGTCATAAAAAGTAACCTTGTACTCTGTCTCCTGAACCTGGCTTTCCGGACTGCCCGTTTCTTTGGTATCCCCTCCAGGCTCCTGGCCCCTGCAGGCAGTCATAAAAAAAATACTGGTAAGAAGGGTTAGTAAGAAGACAATTCTTGTTTTGCTTTTTCCCATAAAATTTACCTCCATTATGATTAACCGTTTAAGCAAGTAGTTAAAAGAAATGGCGCCTTGATGGAAAGACGCCTTGTATTCATTTCTGCTTAACTGGTTAAGCAAATTTTACTATGCATTTTTTTGTATGTCAATACTATTTTTTGCCAATAAAAGCGATGTTTTTTGTTAGTTTTATACAATATCTTTCTCTTCGTAATTTACGCAGGTCTTGGCTGATGCAATTATTCTTACACCAAGAAGCACAAACCAAAGAGAAAACAGCAGCTGGCAGACAAATGCGATTGCTGAACCCGTTATCCAGGGAAAAGCGCTAATTAAATCGGCAACAACTACAACAAACCCAAAATAAGCAATTGCTCTACCTTGTTCGATTTTTCGGATTGCGAAAGAGAGCAATAAGGTTGCAATACTAAATACGATTGCCACTAAATGCATTCCACCATAATAAATACTCAGTACCAGCCTATAAATGTCAGCAGATAATTCCAAGTTATATACCGGATAAACCAGACGCCCCAGTATAATATCAAGAAAAATAAACACAGGTATACTGCTTGCCAGAAGACCGCAGCCCGTTATTGCTTTGAACTTATCTGTAGGAGACACTAATTGGTATAAAGAAAAAACAGCAGGAATCAAAAATAATGCAGCAAATAAGAGGACTTCATCTGCCATTGAGATATTAAACTTCCACTTTTCCAACCAGACCAGCAGATCAGCCTCCAAAGCAGGTGGTCCTTGCAAAGGTAGAAGAAACAGGTTTTGCACCAGGAACAGAACGCCTGAAATAATCCATGCTATTCCACCAATCGTTATTATGTTAATTTTACGCTTCATAAACTCTCCTCCGTGACAAGCAATTTTTTTTCATTTAACCTTCTTAAATGGTGTCCTGGCTAATTCTTCTGTTTGTTTACAAGATGTGAGTTCGACTCTCAGTTACAGGTACTTAGCCGTTATTGACTCTTCACAGTCTTTTAAATCCTTTGGAGTCCCTTCAAAAAGTATCTGACCGCCTTTGCTTCCTCCTTCAACTCCTACATCAATAATCCAGTCTGCATTCCGGATTACATCCAGGTTATGTTCAATGACGATAACCGTATTCCCTTTGTCTACAAGGCGATTGATAATATTTAGTATACTGGTTATATCAGACATATGCAAACCGGTCGTCGGCTCGTCCATAATATAGATATTCCCCTTCTGGCTCAATTCCTTGGCAAGCTTAAGACGCTGGCACTCACCACCGGAAAGAGTATCCAATGGCTGACCCAGGGTCATGTAATGTAAGCCTACCTCAACAATATATTTTAACTTATTCCTGATTTCCTTCTGCGTAAAGAACTCTACGGCTTCTGCAATGGTCATATCAAGCACTTCAACAATGGACTTGCCATTGTACTTATATTCAAGTACCTCCTGCTTATACCGTTTACCACCGCATTCTTCACAAGTAGTCTCAACAGAATCCATCAGGTTACTTAATATACGATAACCTATTACTGTCTCTCTTAATCAAAATAATAATTGATTATATACTGACGACGTATCATATCCTCACAGGCTTTTTTGGCTTCCCTGCTGTTCTGATAATATCCTGCTCCAAGGCCACATAGGGGTTTGTAACGAATTTCTTTTCTCTCCTTAGGTTTATACTATGTAATTGACAATGGTATCCTCATGGTTACACAGGTTCCCACATCCTTTTCACTCTGTATCTTCAATTTTTCGCCGTATTCATTGTTCAGCCTCTTATTGACATTTTTCAAGCCAATACTGCCATCTAAGGTATCTTTCATTAAAAGCTCCACTATATCTTCGCTCATGCCAACACCATCGTCTTGAATACATATAATAATAGCTGCCGCCTGTTTTTTTATGGATACTGCCACTGTTCCTCCTGTTGTCCTCATCATGACACCATGCCGGATGGCATTTTCCACCACTGGCTGAATCAGAAAAGCGGGTATACGATGCTCCAGTATCCCTTCATCATAATCCAGCTGGACCTGTAAACGCTTCCCAAAACGTGCTTTCTCAAGCTCAATGTAGGAGTTAACTAAAGTAATTTCTTTGTGTAATTCAATAATAGAATGGTGGGGATCAATCTCTAAGATACTGCGCAGGTAATGACTCAGTTCACTGAGGAGATTCCCCGCTCGTTCCGGCTCACTGTAACATAAGGAAACAATACTGTTCAATGAATTGTATAAAAAATGCTGTTTGATTTGAGACTGTAAAAATACTGTTTCTATTTTAACGGCATCTTGTAAGGCTTCCTGCATTTTTCTCAGAGTCTTTACCCTGTTAATCAATTCTTTTCCATGAAAAGGTTTAATAAGAAAGTCATTTGCTCCCGCTTCCAGGCCGGTTTCAATATCCTCTGTTGCATTCCGTAAGCTTAAGAGCAATACCGGAAGTTCAAAGATGGAGTATCTGTTTCTTATCTGTCTGCAGACTTCATAGCCTGAAATACCAGGCATTACCGTATCCACCAGTGCAATTTTTATATTCCTGTCCCGCTCTATAAACTCCAGGGCCTGTATACCATTACAAGCAATAATTGGCTCGAACTCTTCTTTGCAAACATCGAATAAGAACTTAAGACTGACTGTATCATCATCCACCAGGAGGATTTTAGGTTTCTTCTCTTTTCTTTTGAAATCTGCTTCTGTAATCTTAGGTATTTCCAGCGGAACTGTGCTGTTGGTATTGTTTCGCTTCCGGAAAACAGCAAGGTTATGGTGCGGCAAGGTTTCCGTGGTGAGCTTAACTTTTGGCAAAGCCAAGACAATTGCTGAATCCTTTTTCTCTCCTGATTCAAAGTATACATCACCCCCCATATTTACTGCAAGGAGCCGTGAAACATAAATTCCCATTTCCTTTGGCAGACTGCCTTTTGCCTCTTTTCCAGGTTCCATTCTATAGGCTTTTAATAGCTCTGCCTGAATAGTATCCTCTAACTCTTTGCCGGCATAAGAAATTCGGATATAGATTTCCTCCCCCACTTCTTCTCCGCTGAGCAAGATATCACCCTTTTCTGACATTTTTAAAGAATAAACAATCAGATTATAGAGTATCTGCTCCAATCGATTTTCGTCTGCAGTTATAAAGTATCGTTTTTCTTCTATCGTGCTCTTTATGGTAACCGCTTGTCCCGGGTTCATATAACCTACGGTTTCCAAAACCGCAATTACCATGCCGTAAATATCAAAATCTTTACGTACTAATTTCAGCTTATGATTTTTTAGATTCTGGTAGTCTATGATATCATTTACCGTATCCGACATTTTAGCTGAGATACTTCGTATATAGAGTAAATTCTCTTTTTGGTCTTCTAAGGAGGATTCCTTTGATTCATTTAATAAGTCTTTCGTGATATTGGAGATAGTTTGCAATGGGGATTTAAACTCATTTGATGCATAGGCTAGAAATTCTTCTTTGATCTTATCTGCGGCAACCAGATTTTCATTTACCTCTTTAATATTATTATATGCTCTCAGATATTCATCCACGAACATGTAGCAGAGACCAAGCAGCAACAGTACGAAGGTAAGGTTGGACACCAAAAAGCTCTTTGCTACTGAGTAATAATAAAGTATAGTAGAAATATACTCATTTATGAACTGAAGATCAAGGAACAGCAAAAAGATCACCACTCTCTTACCAGTCCCCTCATGGCGGTTAAAGAATATGCAATAAAGCAGCCTTAGAGCTACCAGTGCGTAGGTGAAAATAAAAATGGTTGTAACTGCTTTTTCAGTAACCACCATATACCTGTCAGGGGCGGCAACAGTTACTGTCATAGAGAGTACCGTAATTATCTGAATTATTTTCATAGGCACCGCTGATATCAGCGCTTTGCTCATTTCTCGAATAAATAAGCATACTAACAAAATACTGAACGCCACCGTAGCAGTCCGTAATTTAATCACCAATAAGTAAGGAAGCTGGTCCATAAACAGAAAGAAAATCTTGGCATTTCCCGTAGAAATTAAAAATGCCAGACTAATGCAAAAGGCTGACATGTATAAAAACTTCTTATCATCTCTTCTCCTGAAATAAATTACCAGGTAATAAATGCTGGTTAATATTAGAAAGGATACGACGATAACATCAAGAATGATTTCCTTAATGTAATCCCAAGTGATATCTTTTTCCGACCCCAGATAGATGCTTTGAATCAAACCGCCGTTATAGTAATTAATATTGGCAGCCTGTATTACCAAATCTATTGTTTTGCTGTTGTCTGCCTCCCCTTTTAAAGGGAAGATTACAGTCATAGGTACATTGTTTGGAACATAGCCGCTCTCTATATCGGCAGCTGGATTGCCACTGGCAGCAATCTCTTCTCCATTGATAAATATTTTATAGGATATCCTGATATTTTTGATTCTCAGACCTAAGATGTCATTGGCCTTATTGACTTTAATTTTTAAACGGTATGTTCCTATACCGTCGTCTTTTTGTTTGTCACCTTCTTTGACTTTCGTCGTCCATCGGCTGGGGACCTGGAGGTAACGAAAAGACAGCGGGTTTTCTGTTTCCAGGTCTTTTGGTGTCAGCAGACTATTAGAATAAAACTCCCAATAACCATCAAGCTTTACACTTCCATCCTTTTGAAAATCCCAGTCTTCCAGATCCAGATGACCCGCCTTTCCTTGGGGCATTTCTTTCTCAGAATGGCCAGAAAGAGTAAAACCAGCGGTTAAAAATAGTATGAGTATAGCCAGAATTAAGACCAGCTTTCGGTGATTTAGTTTCTTCACGTCGATATCCTCAAAGCAATCCTATGTATTTTTTATTATACTTTCGAGGTTTTATTTTATCATTTATTTTTTGTCTTTACAATATTTTCTCCATTCTTTATGTAAATAATATAGAATTCCTATCAGAAATAAAGGTCAAAAAAAAGAAGGAAAATCCAGCCTTCTTTTTTTGATCTATGATACTATCCAACTCTGCGTACAAAGGGTTTGTAATCCAGAATTTTTTCAATCTCAGCCATGGCATCTGCCGGAATCTTAAAACCACTTGCAGCTATATTATTTAATAGCTGTTCCGGTTTGGTTGCGCCGGTAATTACGCTGCTTATTATCTGCTTCTTAAGAATCCAGGCTA from Anaerocolumna sp. AGMB13020 encodes the following:
- a CDS encoding carbohydrate ABC transporter permease; this translates as MKKLTFLRSADRNVKASICLMGLGQLMYGQIGKGLAYLVVFACGILYFLKRGASDLAGFFTLGTKEADAWFGIEGDNSVIMLLMGILSLAAVLLFIGCYFSNIKDAYETQLLVQKGGKPLSFREDLKKLLDRKFYKTALFLPIIGVFVFNILPIIFMIAVAFTNYGGSIVPPKLIDWVGLDNFLQIVTLKKFAPTFGRILSWNLLWAVSSTLLNYFAGLGLALLLNKKCVKGKIIWRAFPVLAYAVPGFIILLGFRFMFSYGGPINQIITDLGYKAVGFLDIDAKWMARLIGLLINAWLSIPSIMLLTTGILANIDGNQMEAAKIDGAKRWKQFTKIILPFVLFSTTPVLISQFIGNFNNFGVFFFLRGGLYLDGYFLASDTDLLINWLYNLSISNNYYNIGATISLVIFLITSALSLLVYVKSPSYKEEDVFR
- a CDS encoding sugar ABC transporter substrate-binding protein, with translation MKRILCLLLAALLSLGQLTACSIKKEEAETEKVSQATSASALTSIYNGELERNVTLRVLENDTAIEQGYFKELIAAFNEKYKDYGIVAVDANMDQRSNLADDGPYGYGPDVLYQANDSLMKYVDGKHIYPIPAENLECFSQIPKNAWAAYKSEVDGTSYYMGVPVNVQSSMLFYRKDMLPSDWETKWDDNKNKVPDMVENWNDLYQYSKTIVASGEGKYGYMRSLFDVYFSSGFLFSYGGYIFGDNNTNPEELGLSAGKAEVGADVLQKLAAVMNEECIDDSITVNAYSKLADGSYFATMTTPDVYTLFIKELVSEYEKQGMDREAAQTLAEENLVVTGVPMLPASGDLTEENPELIPFKAMGGINGYAISAYTKAPNASLAFVDFATSYEMLLKRNELLGIIPARADAAKEAGGVAEVVFNSLDKGNIVIMPSITEMVQVWAPAETFFTDLAKDAFRTTDKKYTSYDTLKSALKAVDQQIYDAIYTLSE
- a CDS encoding glycoside hydrolase family 13 protein, coding for MNKQAILHIPQSKYCYPIDQNSVVLRLRMDKNDAPDRVEVVYGCKYTFYMEQKTAELEAKYRDDLFIYYETQLTLEDVRLTYVFRIWKEQKYCYFSEDGITEEYNFKLCYYNSFQMPYINKNDIHEVVDWMRGAVFYEIFIDRFYQGKKEKDTAYINLDWGEIPNPKSFTGGDIPGITKKLDYIKGLGANGIYLTPVFCSISNHKYDISDYTCIDEQFGTNEDFAELVKEAHKRDMKIVLDAVFNHCSILLPQFQDVISKGIESEYFDWFIIDGDRVDMENLNYEVFGFSSYMPKFNTSNKAVQEFLLDIAAFWVKEYDIDGWRLDVSDEVSHDFWRKFRTRIKELKSDCVLIGENWHDAYAYLQGDQYDSIMNYAFTKACLDYYAFGTSAAKGFAEKLNQLLMRNNGQVNTMMFNLLDSHDTDRFYTSINKNKDKMLSALAVMNMYSGVPCIYYGTEICLEGGYDPDNRRCFDWDESHWDSSYMEILKKLLALKQKPALQSGDIRITHDDRLCYIRRTYKNSSVLLIVNQSGEAVELNRSESVLAANKLSAGSLYTDGFAVYEA
- a CDS encoding LacI family DNA-binding transcriptional regulator; amino-acid sequence: MDKKITIKDIARQAGVSVATVSYVLNNRTDQRISEETWKKVLQIINLMDYKPNSSAKSLSTSKTNCIALYMMSETSLLKRSEQLLLTEVLSEVLTLYGYHLILQDNKDITKLNYVDAILCYDATYDFFHSIGDKNFIPVIAVDCLIDIPWFFQICTDYNNLRENAEKHFGVSNYTYVCLTPNNELLTALIRDTFKDVSFVPDLKDFTEIPEGNYVYSQKALDYILQGKENAFYIATDLRAKMMKVYSCIELAINRVPSTEHMQFI
- a CDS encoding InlB B-repeat-containing protein translates to MGKSKTRIVFLLTLLTSIFFMTACRGQEPGGDTKETGSPESQVQETEYKVTFYDMDGTTELSTGKVKAGEPVKEYTPEKSGYIFMGWYATPSLSHKFDFHVPIAEDTEIFAGFLEEKEDTRGFAIVGSGKSPLLAASGWGKVIKEEHLLTKEADKNVYTINLDIYEGDEFQLAMDTSGESGWYNQRGAGYLTATAQDGVEYLSGSGGNYQASDAKKMNIKCLIAGNYSITLTTYPGADYYDTADSNYTEEGKEKFNYNPYDTITWVYNGETKEPVTDIATTYYIKSSVATGWNDIYEDQYKFMETDSGLTLTIELADKEEFLFTSRVKTGDTEGVGNEYVRYSNIKDSKSLEFVEGSTSDNIIAKAAGIYTFSYNSETAELTVAYEAK
- a CDS encoding ATP-binding cassette domain-containing protein, whose protein sequence is MDSVETTCEECGGKRYKQEVLEYKYNGKSIVEVLDMTIAEAVEFFTQKEIRNKLKYIVEVGLHYMTLGQPLDTLSGGECQRLKLAKELSQKGNIYIMDEPTTGLHMSDITSILNIINRLVDKGNTVIVIEHNLDVIRNADWIIDVGVEGGSKGGQILFEGTPKDLKDCEESITAKYL
- a CDS encoding hybrid sensor histidine kinase/response regulator, yielding MKKLNHRKLVLILAILILFLTAGFTLSGHSEKEMPQGKAGHLDLEDWDFQKDGSVKLDGYWEFYSNSLLTPKDLETENPLSFRYLQVPSRWTTKVKEGDKQKDDGIGTYRLKIKVNKANDILGLRIKNIRISYKIFINGEEIAASGNPAADIESGYVPNNVPMTVIFPLKGEADNSKTIDLVIQAANINYYNGGLIQSIYLGSEKDITWDYIKEIILDVIVVSFLILTSIYYLVIYFRRRDDKKFLYMSAFCISLAFLISTGNAKIFFLFMDQLPYLLVIKLRTATVAFSILLVCLFIREMSKALISAVPMKIIQIITVLSMTVTVAAPDRYMVVTEKAVTTIFIFTYALVALRLLYCIFFNRHEGTGKRVVIFLLFLDLQFINEYISTILYYYSVAKSFLVSNLTFVLLLLGLCYMFVDEYLRAYNNIKEVNENLVAADKIKEEFLAYASNEFKSPLQTISNITKDLLNESKESSLEDQKENLLYIRSISAKMSDTVNDIIDYQNLKNHKLKLVRKDFDIYGMVIAVLETVGYMNPGQAVTIKSTIEEKRYFITADENRLEQILYNLIVYSLKMSEKGDILLSGEEVGEEIYIRISYAGKELEDTIQAELLKAYRMEPGKEAKGSLPKEMGIYVSRLLAVNMGGDVYFESGEKKDSAIVLALPKVKLTTETLPHHNLAVFRKRNNTNSTVPLEIPKITEADFKRKEKKPKILLVDDDTVSLKFLFDVCKEEFEPIIACNGIQALEFIERDRNIKIALVDTVMPGISGYEVCRQIRNRYSIFELPVLLLSLRNATEDIETGLEAGANDFLIKPFHGKELINRVKTLRKMQEALQDAVKIETVFLQSQIKQHFLYNSLNSIVSLCYSEPERAGNLLSELSHYLRSILEIDPHHSIIELHKEITLVNSYIELEKARFGKRLQVQLDYDEGILEHRIPAFLIQPVVENAIRHGVMMRTTGGTVAVSIKKQAAAIIICIQDDGVGMSEDIVELLMKDTLDGSIGLKNVNKRLNNEYGEKLKIQSEKDVGTCVTMRIPLSIT